Genomic segment of Caldisericia bacterium:
CTATATTTTCTATATCCATAGCATCTCTACTTACAAAATGAAGTATTCTTCCTTTAATTTGAGCTGGACAAGATGCATTGGTACATCTGTAATCTGCTTCACCAGGAAGTCTTATCACCTTTGCTCCACACACGGGACATTTATCTGGGAACTTGAAAGGGATCTCCTTCCCTGTCCTCTTCTCCTTTACAACTCTTACAACCTCTGGAATTACAGAACCTGCCTTTCTTATGATTACATGATCTCCAATTCTTACATCCAATCTCTTTATTTCATCTTCATTATGTAGAGTGGCTCTGGATACTGTTGAACCTGAGACAAAAACAGGTTCTAAAATAGCAACTGGGGTTAACTTCCCAGTTCTTCCAACCTGAATTATTATATCTCTCACAATGGTTTCCTTCTCTTCTGCAGGAAATTTATAGGCAATTGCCCATCTTGGAGCATGAGTTGTTGCTCCAAGCTTCTTCTGTAATTCAAGAGAGTTAACCTTTACAACTGCCCCATCCATGTCAAAGGGATACTCATCTCTCCTCTCCTGAAACCAGAGGCATGCTTCTATAACTTTTTTGATACCTTTAACCTTTTTAAAGTCTGGGCTTACCTTAAATCTTTTCTCCTTTAGATAGTTAAGTATTTCTTCCTGTGTTTTAAACTTAACTCCTTCATATAGACCAAGTGCATATGCGAAAAAATGTAATTTTCTTTTAGCTGTGATGGAGGAGTCCAGTTGTCTAACAGATCCTGCCGCAGCGTTTCTTGGGTTTGCAAATACAGATTCTCCTATCTCTTTCCTCTCTCTATTTAACTCTTCAAAATCTTTTTTGAACATGATCACTTCTCCTCTCACCTCTATGAGGGGAGGAGGATTATCTAAAATTAAAGGAATAGTCTTAATGGTTCTTACATTGGGAGTAACATCTTCTCCCTCCAAACCATTTCCTCTTGTTGCACCACGAACCAATTCCCCATTTCTATAGATCAAAGATATGCTTAATCCATCAAATTTTGGTTCAACTATATATTCTATCTCTTCATCGGTTCCAAGCATTCTTTTTATCTTCTTCTCAAATGCCATAAGTTCCTCACCGTTAAATGCGTTATCCAGTGATAACATGGGAATTTCATGTTTTACTGTCTTAAATTCCTTTAAAGGTGGAGCACCAACCCTTTGAGTGGGTGAATTTGGTGATTTAAACTCAGGAAATTTTTCTTCAAGTTCTACAAGTTCTCTAAAAAGCTTATCATACTCCTCATCTGTAATAACTGGAGAATCAAGTACATAATAACGGTAGTTATGATATTCTATCTCCCTTCTTAACTCTTCAATTCTTTTTTTCGCTTCCTCTTTTCTCATGGTGTCCCTCCCTCTTTCTTCTCTACCTTTAATTTTACCTTATCAGGATAAACACCTGTTATTTTTACATTCTTATTCAGGCACTTTACTCTCACTTCTACTTCATACTCTCCTATCTCTATTCCTTCCACATTGATTTGGGCAAGGAAATCTTCTTTTTTTATAGATTTTACAATAGATTCAAAGCCAAACACCTCTACAGATACTGTTTTGACATCCAAAATATAGTTAAAGTTCTCATTTTTTCCCTCTAAAGAGATATCAACATCAAACTCTTTCTTTATTTTTTTCTCAATCACGATCTGTACAGTTACATCTTTTGAGCCTTTTATCTCCACTCCCTCTGGAACAATTACCTCTGTAGTGATATTCTTCGAGCTTGTAAGATTTGTTATGTTTATTTCTTTTGTCTCCACAAAACTTATATCTTTTAGTTTATTAATGTTTCCAAGAATTGTAATTACTGAAGGGCTAACTACAATAGATTTTATGCCATAGTCTGAAGGTACACTTCCCACAAGATTTGGTGTTATGGGAACCACTTTGGATGATAGAATTGACTTGACTTTTATTGTTATATATACAATTGATGGAGTAATAGAGATCCCCTCTATCTCATTTCCTAATGCATCTTTTACTCTTGGGATAGATGAGATTGAAACATCGGAATCAATATTGGTAATATCCACCACTACAGAAACATCTCTTATAGCTTCAATTTTCTTTGAAGGACCTTCTACAGTTATCTTATCAGGATTTATCTCTGGTTCTTCTATTACATAGCCTTCTTTGGGAGAACCAATAAATTCTATCCTTATATTCCTCTCTACCCTAACAACTTTGTCAAGGAAGACGCTGATTCTCGATGGAGAAACTTCCACAACTTTTACAAAAGGAGGTGCTTCAACAAGAATCTCAACACTATGAGGACCCTCTGATAATCCAGAAAGGTCCACATATGCAGTGAAACTATTTTCATTTAGATTCATGAGTCTTTGTCTGGAGCCTCTAACCTTTATTTCTGCACTTCCCAGAGGTTCAAGGAATGTTAACCCTGGTGTAAGATTTCTATAGGTGATATTAACTTTGTATATTCTTTCTACCTCTGGTCCCTGTTCTACTGTTACATATAGCCAGAAGGAAAAGGATAGAAGTAGCGATATGAGAAATATTATTATCTTCTTTTTAAGCACCTTTCTTCCCCTTTCCTTTCTCTCCTTTTTTAAGCATTACTATAAGCATCCCTCTAAGCTCCAGCACAGATAGATACCTTGTTAATTTTCCCTCGGAAGCAATAGAAATTATTCCTGTTTCTTCAGATACAATTATGGAAATAGCATCAGTTATCTCTGATATACCTAAGCCAGCTCTATGCCTTGTTCCAAGATCTTTCTCTATTCTTTCATCCTCCGAAAGCGGAAGAAGACATCTTGCTGCGATAACTTTATTTTTTCTAATAATTACAGCACCATCGTGCAGAGGAGAGTTGGGATAAAATATGGTGGAGAGTAGTTCTGATGTAACCTTCGCATCAATGGGGATACCGGTTTGAATGTAATCGTTTAAATTATCCTCTCTCTCTATTACAATGAGTGCACCTATCTTATTCAGAGAGAGATACTTGACAGATTTTACTATCTCATCAATCACTTTTGTTATATCCTCTTCTGTATGCGAGAGGAAATCAAATGTCTCACCAAATATATTTCTTCTACCAAGACTTCCAAGAAATTTCCTAATCTCGGGTTGAAATATAACAGCAAGTATTATAGGAAGCATTCCAGCTATGGATAGAATCCCCCTTAAAACCCAATTTACAGCAACAAGACCAAGCCATGCAGATATTTTTGATGCAAGAAATACAACAATAAAGAATATGATAGTTCCTTGTATCAGTTGCCATACTCTTGTTGCTTGTAGTGCATACAAAATTTTATATAGAATAAAAGCAATAATAAGAATATCCAAAATACTGGCTATAACATTCCATACAGTCCAGCCTTTGAATAATTCAAGAATATAAGTCGCCATCTTAAGTTTATTCTACAACCTTTTTGGTCTATTTCAACTTTGTAACTTGAAAGAAAATCAAAATTTTGGCTATAATAAAAACATGACTAAAAGATACGTACTTTTTGATCTTGATGGAACACTTTTAGATATCAACATGAACGAATTTTTAAAATCTTATTTTGAGAAACTTATACCCTTTCTTAAAAGATGGATAAAAGGCGATATTTATAAAATTGTAATGACCTCTACAGATTACATGATAAATGAGATAAATGGTGATTTAAATCAAAAAAAATTCTTATATAAATTTTCACTTCTTTCAGGATTGAGTGAAGATAGGGTAAATGAAATCTTTCAGAAGTTCTATAAAATAGAATTTCCAAAATTGAACATTTTAGGAAGACCGGTACCTAAAGCGAGGGAAATCTTATTGAGGATTCATAATGAAGGTTATACCCTTGTTCTTGCAACAAATTCACTTTTTCCCTTAATCGCAGTAAAGGAAAGAATGAAATGGGCAAAGATAGAGGATATTCCGTTTTCACTAATAACAACCGCTGAAAATATGCATTATGCAAAGCCATATAAAGAATATTACCTTGAGATTCTGGATTTCTTTAACGCCAATCCAAAAGAAGCCATTATGATAGGAGATGATTTCGAATTGGACATATCTCCTGCCAAGAGTATAGGAATAGACGCATACAGAATAGGTGAAGATATTGAAAGTTTAGAAGAAATTTTTGATATCCTCAAGCGATAATCTATTTAAATACAAAATAAATAACAAGACTTAAAACAAGAAGAGTAATTCCAGTATAACCGCAAATTGCTGAGAATGAAATTTTCTCTTCCCATTCCTTTCTCATAACTTTTGAACCGAAAGTGTCTGGGGTAGGTGATAATGTTTTTTTAGCCCATATTCTTTCAGATCTTGAAAATACGGAAGATGTGGCAAAAGAGAGAATGAAGAGAATCACCGCTTCTATTGAAACGATGTTAATCAGATTGTATAAGGAAAATAATTTAATTAAGAAAAGAATGAGTGCCGTTGCAAGAATTATTAAAACACTAATTGGCAAAACTTTTTTAATATATCCAATTAAAAAAGTTTTTAATACTTTCATATGTCTAATACCCCATAAGCAACCTATCTCCCAAAAATTCTGGGAGACCCAATTCCAGTATTTTTTTTCTTGTTACTTCTTTTGGATATTTAACTCTTTTTATAATCACCTTACCTATCTTTGGATAGTATATCATAAAGGATGCATCAGGATTTAAATCTCTTGGTTGACCTACACTTCCTGAATTTACGATATACTTTTTTTCTCTCTCAAGGATAAATTCTCCTCCTTCTGGCATTGGAAAATATTTCTTGTCAGTTATTGAGAAAATACCTGCTCTATGAGAGTGGCCAACAAAAACTATGTTTTTTTTCATAAATTTTTTCTCATCCAAAGCATCCTTCAAAGTAATTATATATTTAAAATAGTTTGAGGGAGCACCATGAACTATCTGAAAATCTTCAAAGACTAACTCAAAAGGCAGGGATTCAAGAAATAAGAAATTGGTCCTTTTAATAATACTCCTTTGCCACTTAAGAGCTTTTCTTCCAAATTCGTTAAATTGAAAAACTACAGATTGATTTACCATTCCCTCATCGTGATTACCCTTTATGGATGTAATTTTTTTCTCTATAACAAGATCCACAACTTCATTGGGATTTGGACCATATCCTACCATATCACCAAGACAGATGATTTTATCGACTTTTTCCTTGTCAATTTCTGTTAACACAGCCTCAAAAGCTTCTATATTTGCATGAACGTCAGAAATTATTGCGATTTTATCATATTCCATAGATACTCTCCAATTTCTAATGTTTTATCTGTCTTTATGGATAGAAAATCTCTACCTCCACCTCTAACTCCAAAATTCTCCTTTAACTTCTCAAGTAAATCTTTAAAATTTAGAGGAAAAGAAGAATCCTTATTGATTATACCACTCTCTTTATTAAAGAGATACACAAATTTGGCTCCTCTTTCTATAAACTCATGCGAGAGAAACTTCATGTCTTCCATTGATAAAAGATACAACCCTTTTATAACAAATTTTTTACCTTCCTCCTCCTTCAGGTAGTACTCAAAGAGTTCTTCCTTTAAAAGTTTTATCTCTTTCCTAAAATCTGTAAGTTCTCTCTCCATCTTCTCAACACTTCCCAAGACTTTATCCTCCCTTGTTGTGAATTTTCTCGCTAAATTCTTTAAAATCTTCATCCTCTTCTGATAATCTCTTAAAGCTCTCTCACCTGCAAGAAAGTATAACCTCAAGATGTTTCCTTTTATCTTCTCATATTTTACTATCTTTATAATTCCAATATCACCTGTTCTATTAACATGCGTTCCTCCACACATGGTAGTATCAAAATCTTCTATCTCAACAATCCTTATTTTTCCCTCCACATCAACTACCTTTCTTATATTTAGTTTCTCCATTTCTTTCTTTGTTACTTCGTAAATCTTTACAGGTCTATTCTCTCTTACAATCCTATTTGCCTCAATTTCTATTCTTTCTATATCATCCTCATTACCCAAATCTGGATTATCAATATCAATGGTAGAGATGTCCTCCCCCATATGAAAACTTAAAGTCTCCGAATTGAATAAGTTCAATATAACCCTTGAGATTATATGCTGAGCTGTATGCTGAACCGAAATATCTTCTCTTCTATTACCATCTATTCTGCATTTAACTCCTTCCCCTCTTGGAAATTTATCAACTATATGTATAATCAAACCATTTTTTTCTTGAACTTTGATAATGTTAGAATCTCCAATGTTTCCTCTATCACCAAGTTGTCCTCCCTTACCATCGGGATAAAAAAGAGATCTATCAAGAACTACAATTTTTTTGTTCTTGTCCTTTCTTGTTTCAATTATCCTTGCCTCAAAGATTATATCTTCCATGAATTGTATGGTGCGGAAGGCGGGAGTCGAACCCGCATGGGTTAGCCCCACTGGATCCTGAATCCAGCGCGTCTGCCATTCCGCCACTTCCGCCTAATAAGATTTTATCAAATTTCCTCCACTATTTTTATATTCCTGATATTTTTATAGAAAAGATCCAGTCTCTCTGTATGAACAGGTAATAGATTTTCTGGCTGTATCTCATTTACCATCCAGAGAATATCGGAGAAAGGGGCATGTCCTGATGCATGAAACTTTCCTAACGGAACAGGAACTCCAGATTCATCTATGTTAAAACCATATACAGATATATTGAAGAAATCCAACCAGTTTTTTAATCTCAACATGTCAATAGCTTGCTCCTCTGTATAAGCTTCACTTGAGGAGTAAATGTATATGCCATCTTTTAAATCTATATCCAACAAGTTTTTAAGATTGTATATACTGAAACAAAGCACAAAATCGGAGGGGTTCTTTCCAATTTCTTCCATTCTGATGAACTTACTTGAGTATATTTCTTTCATCCTTTTTATCCATTTTGACTTATCAGACCTCTTTTCATCCAATATAAGGAAGTCCCTGTCATCTAAGATTCCAAAACTTTCATCTGTATCTTTTAATAAGTGCATTAAATATGCATCCTGCACAAGAACAACAAATTTTCTTTTAGAATCCTTTGCTATATCAAAGAAAGTCATTAGTCTCTCTATGTTTCGTGGACCAAAATCTACAATGATTAACTTTCCTTTATTTTTTTTAATAACATCCATAGAGGAATTATAAACATCATCCTCTGTTATCTTTTCTTTACCACTACCTGCGCGAGTCCCCTCTGTTATAAGTAAATAAGGTTTTACATTTTTTGCCCATTGAACAAGTCTTTTTGATGCTTCTTTATTCTTTCCATGAAATCTTATGTCTCCTGTATAAACAATCCATCCTCTTTCAGTTTCAATACCAAATGCAACTGCTCCAGGGATTGAATGGTCTACAGGGAAAACTTTTATTTTTACACCATTTATCACTATCTCTCCTTCCTCTGGATAGATAAAAGTTCTCTCTTTGTGCAAGTTTCTCACACCTTCCAACTTCCCATCCTTCTCTTCCTTTATCTTCAAGAATTGAAGTTCGTTATAAAAGGTTGTCTGTCCCGTCTCTTCGTAAGCTTTTAGCATCATCTCTGTTATCCGATCAGAAACTATGGGAATCTCTCCGGATAAAAGGGATATAAAACCTGAATGATCAAGGTGGGCATGACTGAGCAATACTGCAGAAATATTTAATTTTGGATGTTCATTAACCTCTCTTTTAAATTCTTTTAAAATCAAATCTTCCCTATATATCCCAGAGTATTTGGGTATGAGATTCAATTTCCATAGATCAAATATGCCAGTCTTCTGCCTTGGTGATATAAATTCTTCAAAGTATTTTCCCCATTCTTTAAAATTCCTTCCAAAATCAAGAAAGAAATTTTGTTTATTTGTCTCAAGAAGAATCTTAGTTCCCCCAATGGTATTTTTGCCATCAAGAACTTTTACATACATAAATTAAAATGGTGCCGAAGGAGGGAGTCGAACCCTCATGGGAGATAACCCCAGCAGATTTTGAGTCTGCCGCGTCTGCCAGTTCCGCCACTTCGGCCTATAAATAATTTTATTGATTAGATTTGGTAAGTCAACTCATTCAGTCTTCAAGTTTTACAGCGGTTCCATACGCCAAAAGTTCTGCAGCACCCTGCATAACAGAAGAAGTCATAAATCTTATATTTATAACAGCATCTGCACCAAGTTTCTCTGCCTCCTTAACCATTCTTGAAAGAGCTTGACTTCTTGATTCCTTCATTAACTCTGTATACTCCACCACCTCTCCGCCTACAAGGTTTCTTAATCCTGCAGTAAAATCTTTTCCAAAGCTTCTTGCTCTTACAGTGTTTCCAAGAACTATTCCAAGAATCTCTTTAACTTTTTTACCTGGAACATAGTCAAATGTTGTTAAAATCATGTTCACCTCCTTTAATATTTATTTATATCTTCCTCCTCTTTTTTCTTAACTTTTAATCTTTCATATATAAGACCAACAATTACCACTATTACACCACCAAACATAAGTATAATGGCAATCTCCAGTATAGGTGGAACATTTATCTTCAAAAGATTGTAAATAAACCAACCAACTATTATGGACAAACCAGCAATGAACATTATAAAACCCACATTTTTCATATTCTCACCTCCTCCTATATTCTATCACTTTTTAGGTAGGGATTTTCACCAAGTTTTAAATGGGATACAGCATCAAGTTCAAATGAAGAATAAAAACCTCTCTTTAAATACTCCTCACCAACAAGGGCAATCATCCCTCCATTATCTGTTGAGAGTTCTGGCGATGGGAAATAGAAATTAAGCCCCTTCTCCCTTCTAAACCTCTCCCTCAAGAATTTACTCGCAGAAACACCTCCAACAACTGATATATTTGTTATTCCTGTTTCTTTAGATGCAAGTTTAATTCTATCAAGGAGTTCCTCACTTATTCCTTTGAAGAGACTGGAAACCAAATCCTCAAGGACAAAATTCTTTGAGTTTATAATATTTAATGCCTGGGTTTTCATGCCTGAGAAGGAAAAAGAGAACCTTCTTTTTCTGTTTTTAAATCTTGGAAGAGTAAAATTATATCTATCGGGATTTCCC
This window contains:
- the ligA gene encoding NAD-dependent DNA ligase LigA, with protein sequence MRKEEAKKRIEELRREIEYHNYRYYVLDSPVITDEEYDKLFRELVELEEKFPEFKSPNSPTQRVGAPPLKEFKTVKHEIPMLSLDNAFNGEELMAFEKKIKRMLGTDEEIEYIVEPKFDGLSISLIYRNGELVRGATRGNGLEGEDVTPNVRTIKTIPLILDNPPPLIEVRGEVIMFKKDFEELNRERKEIGESVFANPRNAAAGSVRQLDSSITAKRKLHFFAYALGLYEGVKFKTQEEILNYLKEKRFKVSPDFKKVKGIKKVIEACLWFQERRDEYPFDMDGAVVKVNSLELQKKLGATTHAPRWAIAYKFPAEEKETIVRDIIIQVGRTGKLTPVAILEPVFVSGSTVSRATLHNEDEIKRLDVRIGDHVIIRKAGSVIPEVVRVVKEKRTGKEIPFKFPDKCPVCGAKVIRLPGEADYRCTNASCPAQIKGRILHFVSRDAMDIENIGESLVNQLVDKGIVKDIGDLYYLSVDDLLPLERMGRVLAEKIVRNIQNSKNRPLHRLIYGLGIFHVGKHVAEILTQKFKTMDEFLKANIEDYMEIEGIGPKTAKSLYIFFHEPKNIELIEKLKKAGVRMTEEESEGKLKGLVFVFTGTLKSMTRHEAEELVKSDGGSVASSVSKKVNYVVVGEKPGSKLEKAKRLGVKIINEEEFLKLVGRQWEEL
- the cdaA gene encoding diadenylate cyclase CdaA; translated protein: MATYILELFKGWTVWNVIASILDILIIAFILYKILYALQATRVWQLIQGTIIFFIVVFLASKISAWLGLVAVNWVLRGILSIAGMLPIILAVIFQPEIRKFLGSLGRRNIFGETFDFLSHTEEDITKVIDEIVKSVKYLSLNKIGALIVIEREDNLNDYIQTGIPIDAKVTSELLSTIFYPNSPLHDGAVIIRKNKVIAARCLLPLSEDERIEKDLGTRHRAGLGISEITDAISIIVSEETGIISIASEGKLTRYLSVLELRGMLIVMLKKGEKGKGKKGA
- a CDS encoding HAD family hydrolase produces the protein MKENQNFGYNKNMTKRYVLFDLDGTLLDINMNEFLKSYFEKLIPFLKRWIKGDIYKIVMTSTDYMINEINGDLNQKKFLYKFSLLSGLSEDRVNEIFQKFYKIEFPKLNILGRPVPKAREILLRIHNEGYTLVLATNSLFPLIAVKERMKWAKIEDIPFSLITTAENMHYAKPYKEYYLEILDFFNANPKEAIMIGDDFELDISPAKSIGIDAYRIGEDIESLEEIFDILKR
- a CDS encoding metallophosphoesterase family protein, producing MEYDKIAIISDVHANIEAFEAVLTEIDKEKVDKIICLGDMVGYGPNPNEVVDLVIEKKITSIKGNHDEGMVNQSVVFQFNEFGRKALKWQRSIIKRTNFLFLESLPFELVFEDFQIVHGAPSNYFKYIITLKDALDEKKFMKKNIVFVGHSHRAGIFSITDKKYFPMPEGGEFILEREKKYIVNSGSVGQPRDLNPDASFMIYYPKIGKVIIKRVKYPKEVTRKKILELGLPEFLGDRLLMGY
- a CDS encoding alanyl-tRNA editing protein, encoding MEDIIFEARIIETRKDKNKKIVVLDRSLFYPDGKGGQLGDRGNIGDSNIIKVQEKNGLIIHIVDKFPRGEGVKCRIDGNRREDISVQHTAQHIISRVILNLFNSETLSFHMGEDISTIDIDNPDLGNEDDIERIEIEANRIVRENRPVKIYEVTKKEMEKLNIRKVVDVEGKIRIVEIEDFDTTMCGGTHVNRTGDIGIIKIVKYEKIKGNILRLYFLAGERALRDYQKRMKILKNLARKFTTREDKVLGSVEKMERELTDFRKEIKLLKEELFEYYLKEEEGKKFVIKGLYLLSMEDMKFLSHEFIERGAKFVYLFNKESGIINKDSSFPLNFKDLLEKLKENFGVRGGGRDFLSIKTDKTLEIGEYLWNMIKSQ
- a CDS encoding MBL fold metallo-hydrolase, whose product is MYVKVLDGKNTIGGTKILLETNKQNFFLDFGRNFKEWGKYFEEFISPRQKTGIFDLWKLNLIPKYSGIYREDLILKEFKREVNEHPKLNISAVLLSHAHLDHSGFISLLSGEIPIVSDRITEMMLKAYEETGQTTFYNELQFLKIKEEKDGKLEGVRNLHKERTFIYPEEGEIVINGVKIKVFPVDHSIPGAVAFGIETERGWIVYTGDIRFHGKNKEASKRLVQWAKNVKPYLLITEGTRAGSGKEKITEDDVYNSSMDVIKKNKGKLIIVDFGPRNIERLMTFFDIAKDSKRKFVVLVQDAYLMHLLKDTDESFGILDDRDFLILDEKRSDKSKWIKRMKEIYSSKFIRMEEIGKNPSDFVLCFSIYNLKNLLDIDLKDGIYIYSSSEAYTEEQAIDMLRLKNWLDFFNISVYGFNIDESGVPVPLGKFHASGHAPFSDILWMVNEIQPENLLPVHTERLDLFYKNIRNIKIVEEI
- a CDS encoding YbjQ family protein, which encodes MILTTFDYVPGKKVKEILGIVLGNTVRARSFGKDFTAGLRNLVGGEVVEYTELMKESRSQALSRMVKEAEKLGADAVINIRFMTSSVMQGAAELLAYGTAVKLED